The Triticum aestivum cultivar Chinese Spring chromosome 7B, IWGSC CS RefSeq v2.1, whole genome shotgun sequence genome window below encodes:
- the LOC123160696 gene encoding choline monooxygenase, chloroplastic codes for MATAQFLALSSSSSASAAARPRACRAAPSRVCVAAAAAASSSGEPARRLAAEFDPAIPLACAVTPPSGWYIDPGFLRLELDRVFLRGWQAVGHIGQVKNPNDFFTGSLGNVEFVICRDANGKLQAFHNVCRHHASLLACGSGQKTCFQCPYHGWTYGLDGTLLKATRISGIKNFNKNDFGLLPIKVATWGPFVLARFDNSSQDTVGDVVGDEWLGSASDLLSRSGINTSLPHICRREYTIECNWKVFCDNYLDGGYHVPYAHGALASGLQLQSYETLTYERVSVQRCESAPAEQEDIDRLGTKATYAFVYPNFMINRYGPWMDTNLAVPLDATRCKVVFDYFLDESLLDDQDFINRSLKDSEQVQIEDIALCEGVQRGLESPAYGVGRYAPSVEMAMHHFHCLLHANLSG; via the exons ATGGCGACCGCGCAATTCCTAGCCctgtcctcgtcctcctccgcctccgcagCCGCCCGCCCCAGGGCCTGCCGGGCCGCGCCGTCCCGCGTGTGCGtggccgcggccgcggcggcgtCATCGTCGGGCGAGCCCGCGCGGCGGCTCGCGGCGGAGTTCGACCCGGCGATCCCGCTGGCCTGCGCGGTGACGCCACCCAGCGGGTGGTACATCGACCCGGGGTTCCTCCGGCTCGAGCTCGACCGCGTCTTCCTCCGCGGGTGGCAGGCCGTTG GTCACATAGGACAAGTCAAGAACCCCAATGATTTCTTCACAGGAAG CCTCGGAAATGTAGAATTTGTCATATGCCGGGATGCAAATGGGAAACTTCAAGCTTTTCACAATGTGTGTCGTCATCATGCCTCACTCCTCGCATGTGGAAGTGGTCAGAAGACTTGCTTCCAATGCCCTTATCAC GGTTGGACATATGGTTTAGATGGTACCCTCCTGAAAGCTACAAGAATATCAGGAATCAAGAACTTCAACAAGAAT GATTTCGGTCTTTTACCAATTAAGGTTGCTACATGGGGACCTTTTGTGCTTGCCAGATTTGACAATTCCTCTCAAGATACTGTTGGTGATGTGGTTGGAGATGAATGGCTGGGTAGTGCTTCAGATCTGTTGAGTAGAAGTGGCATTAACACTTCACTACCCCATATTTGCAGGCGAGAGTATACTATCGAATGTAACTGGAAG GTATTTTGTGACAACTATCTAGATGGTGGGTATCATGTTCCATATGCACATGGGGCCCTTGCATCCGGTCTTCAGCTTCAATCCTATGAAACACTT ACATACGAAAGAGTTAGTGTTCAAAGATGTGAAAGTGCGCCTGCAGAACAAGAAGACATCGACCGCTTAGGGACAAAAGCTACCTATGCTTTTGTTTATCCAAACTTTATGATCAATAG GTATGGTCCATGGATGGACACTAATCTAGCTGTCCCATTGGATGCAACCAGGTGTAaagtggtttttgattattttctGGATGAATCTCTTCTG GATGACCAGGATTTTATCAATAGAAGCTTAAAAGACAGCGAACAAGTACAG ATTGAAGACATTGCGCTGTGCGAGGGAGTCCAGCGGGGCCTGGAGTCGCCGGCCTACGGCGTGGGCAGGTACGCGCCGTCTGTGGAGATGGCCATGCACCACTTCCACTGCCTCCTGCACGCCAACCTCAGTGGCTAG